In the Balaenoptera ricei isolate mBalRic1 chromosome 1, mBalRic1.hap2, whole genome shotgun sequence genome, CAGTTACCTCCAGGGGAGGAAGTTAGGCTGTGAGCTGGCAGGAGGTTGCCTCAGACAGGAAGGCCCAATAGGCCAGAGCAGGGTGGAGGGAAAGGACCCAAGTTGGGAGATTCCCAGGGCAGGGTGGTGAGCAGATATGTGTGTGCACCTGTGCGTCTGGCTGCGTGTTCATGTGTGTGCATTTCCCATGTGTGTGCAGGTGCATGTATTTCTGCATTTAACTAGTCAAACTTTTACTAACCGTCTGCTGTGTGCACAGTTCTGGCTTTGAGGATGAGGCCCTGTCCCTGActtcaaggagctcacaatcTAGCTTGGGGGATACGGTATGTGTGTGCAAAAGTGTGTGTGATTTGTATATATCTAAGGACAGGTCTTTGTCCCTGGACTTATTCTTGTATAGGTGAACCCATCCGTGGGTCCTTGTCTCCCctgtgtgcatgtgcctgtgtgCAGGTTTAAGGATATGTTACATACATCTCTTGGTCTGGACATGGATCTGGGCCTGTGACTGCATAGGGCCCTTTATGGGGGACCGGGTATGCATGAGCCTGTCTTTATATAGGTGTCAGTGTGCATGTGTGACCAGGTGTGCATCTCACTGTGGGGAACTATATCTACATGTATCAGTGTGCACATGTACATGTCTACATGTCTTTGAGTGTGTCCCTGAGTATGTTCATGGGTCTCTGTATGCatgtgtccatgagtgcatctcATGCCACCTTGATCTCAGCCTTCCTGGGCTTGTACCCTGCCCACCATGGGGGGTGTATATTTGGGCAGAAAAGGCAATTGGCTCCAGGATGTGCCCTGTATATGGGCAGGCCTTTACCTGACCCTTGCTCTGCCCCCAGGGAGCCACGTGTGCCCAGCCTGGGCGCTGCCCCAGCTGATGCCCCAGAGGGGCCACCCATCTGAAAAGGGGCTCTGGTCCCTGCCTGGCCTCCTCATGGCACATGAGCCACAGCCTGAGGCTGATGGGCTAttggatctcagtttcctgacAGAGGAGGAGCAAGAGGCTATTGCCAAGGTCCTGAAGCGAGATGCTCACTTGCGCCAGTTGGAGGAGGGACGGGTCAGGTAAGGCAGAGTAGGGGAGCCCCAGAGGAAGGGGCCTCAGGCACTGGGGGGCTTGGGTGACTCCCACCCTCTCTCCTACCAATGTGCAGCCTGTCAGATAACTGGGTAGATCTTGTTTTTGCCCACTGGTCCACTCCACCCTTGGCCGGCTCAGTTCATCACCTCTCCCAGGGTGGCTACACCAGCTCCCTTGCCGGCCTCCCTGCCTCCGGGCTCGCCCTTTCTGGCCCCCCCCTCCATGCTGCAGCTGGGACTCTCCAGATCTGTCTTTAATATCCTCTCCTGAAACCTCACATGGTTCCTCAGCATCTCCTGTCAGGGGCAAGCTCCGAAGCGTGGTCCACAAGGCCTCCCTGGTTGGAACCTGCCAGCCTCTTCCACCAGTAAGCCTCACCCcctgacacacatacacaaaatgtcCACTGCAGCCACTTGGGTGATCCACAGTCCCCGAACACACCCTTCGCCTTTATGATGTTTCTCCTGCCTGGAAGAGCACAATGGCAGAGCAGCATGGGACTTACTTACAAGTAGTGTTTGGGGACAGACACTTCCTAGCTTGTACCAGCACcactctcctcatctgtaaaatggagctaacgAGCCCTACCTCATAGAATTAGGAAGGATTATACACAGTCATTTaatgaataataattatttttcttctctacctGGAGAACTCCAATTTGTCATTTAAGAGCAATTcacatgtcacctcctctgggaagccctccaGTATTCTCACAGGCAAAGCTGGCCCTCTTACATACATCATGGCTCTACCTCACTATAGTGTACTTGTCTATTCTGGACTCAGTCTCCCCACCAACCTGAGCTCCTCCAAAGCAGGGATCAAGTCTGATTTGCTGTTGTATCCCTGGCCCCAggtacagggcctggcacagagtgggtggCAATAATGTTGATTGCCTGGGTGGTGACAGCCAcgccctcccccatcctccagcAAGCTCCGGACATCGCTGGCAGACCCTGGGCAGCTGAAGATCCTTacaggggactggttccaggaagCACGCTTCCAGCGGCACCACCACGCCCACCTTGGCTCTGACCTTGTTCGTGCCTCCATCCGCAGGAAGAAGGGCTCCAGGGGTGAGAGGAGCTCCCCAGAGTGGGGCACGCCTTGGGCAGCCCAGGTCACCGGGTGTATGTGGACAAGGAGAGAGGGCCCCTGGTTTCAGTTCCAGCTGCCCCTGgcactgtgtgactttgagtgGGCACCACCCCTCCATGGGCTACAGGAGGTGGGTGGGCATCTCCAAGGGCCAGACATCCTGAGAAGAGAGTTTCACAGAACTTCTCACCTGGGTGCAGGAGACCAGGCTCAGGGCAGCGATGCGGaggctgaggctgctgggaaagagACCGAAGAGGCGCTGGAGCCCAGGTGAGGAGGAATGGCAGGGAGTGGAGGGTGCCTCCCAGTCACCTGGGGCCCATCTCTGACTatacctctccctcctcccaggctccCCATGGACGAGGCCCCCCAAGAGAGGTTCAGCGAGGCTGAGGTGagtaatgaatgactgaatgggcTAATGAATGAATGTACAGTGTCCCTGGCATGGAGGTGGGATGTGCTGGGGAAAGAGCCCAGCCTGAGAATCAGGAGACCCTGGCCTGGGCCTCTGTCATCCTCCTCTGTCAAATGGGGGTGTGGGCCCATCCTCTAAAGGAAACTCTGAATTGGTTACTAGGGGTGGAGTGTGGACTGAGCTGGGTGAGGTCCAAGACTCAGATGCCACCAAAGGGACCCTGGGAGTTAGGTAGGGCAGGCCCTGAAGTGTGAAGGGGTGTGAAGTACAGGCCAGACTGGTCCTGCAGCTAGTTGCCAGCTCTGCCCTGAGGGCAGTGCAAAATCTGAAGCTGGAACCTCTGACCCCTTCACCACTGGCCCCCCTGTGACTTCTACCCCTTGCTTCTTTCAGGGACCTGATTTCCCCTCACCATATGTCCCCCCAAAGGCTTCAGATCATGAGGAGGAGCCCCAGGCCCAAGAAGGTGAGTGGGAAGGTGTGTGTTGGGAGCACAGAGAGGTTGCGGGGATCAGAGGCAGCTCTAAGTGACCCCAGCCACCTGTGTTCACCTTCCTCATCCTGCTTAGGGGGTGGCGACCGCAGGGCAGCACTGAGGTCTGAATGGGGGTTGTAAACCAGTCCTTCCAAATTTGCTCAGGGGCAGggcgggcaggggaggggctCACTGAGCTGTTtgtgcccctcccagcccctggccccgggGGCGTTCAGGTCTTCGCTGCTGAGGAGGCTGACCCCGAGCTGGAGCCTCCGtcgaggggagaggaggagccgcagcccccgcctgcccaggTAGGCGGGAGCGGCCCGCGGCTGCTCTCAAGACCCGGAGCAGACTCTTGGCGGGGAGTGCAGCTGCCCGAGGCTGCGAGCGGTCCGGGACCGAGAGCGGtcgcgggaggggcggggcgtTAGGGGGCGCCCCCGTCACTTACCCCCTTCTCAGACCCAGGAGGCGTCCGAGATCCTGGAGAATGGGGAGGAGGCCCCGGGGCCCGACCTGTCACTCGACCGCGTGCTCAGCAGCAGCTCCTCCATGTCCAGCCTCAACTCCTCCACGgtgagggggtgagggggtgagggagaaggcctggggtgggggtggggtgcgcCTCCCCTCCCCGTATCCCGAGGCGTTGCCCCTGCATGACCCCTCCCTTGACCCCCGGACCTGACACTCCAGCCTCCAGGCAAGCTACCTCACTttaccccccttcccccccatctGAACCCTCCGCGCTCCCCTTCCCCGGCCCCGACGTGAGCCCCGCAGCCCGCCCTGACCTCCCCACCCTCCGTCCGCAGCTGAGCAGCAGCCAAATGAGCCTGTCCGGGGAGGCGGAGGCGGGCGCGGTGCAGGTCCGCGGCTCCCTGCACTTCGCGCTGCGCTACGAGCCGGGTGCCGCCGAGCTGCGCGTGCACGTGATCCAGTGCCAGGGCCTGGCCGCCGCCCGGCGCCGCCGCTCCGACCCGTGAGTGTCTGACCCCGCGAGGAGGGGCACTAGGGAGCCGCTCTCACTGCCCAACCCCACCGCttttcttggcctcagtttcctcatcttcaaaatgggaATAACGTTCTTGGTAGACGCGGGAGCTGGGTGAGATAACTCCTGTAAAGCGCTGCACGAGGCCTGGCACGCGAAGCTGCGTTCCCGGCTGTGGCTGGGCAGTAGGCGCTGGAAGGGGCTGGAGGGGTAAAGGGGTCCCCCTTCACCTCCGGTCCTCACCTGCCCCGCTCCAGCTACGTCAAAAGCAAACTCCTCCCGGATAAGCAGAGCAAGCGCAAGACCTCAGTGAAGAAACGGAATCTGAACCCGGTCTTCAACGAGACTCTCTGGGTGAGGCTGCGACGCCAGGGCGGCCCCCCATTAATGAACCGAACGCCCCTTCCTGCGGGGACCGGGTGGCAGGGGCAGCCATGGTGTCGTCATTGCCGGTCGCTCCAATCCTCCATTCTGCGGGAGTAACGGCAGGGAGGGCCTCGCATTAACGCGCTCTCCAACATGTCAGTCTAGAGGTGGGCGCGGCGCTTGTCCAGACCCCCATTAATACCGTCCGGGGCTCCCCAGGATTCCTTCCAGCAAGGAGCGTGGTAGGATAAGCCCCAGCCAACACTCCCGCAACACTGAGGCCGGGGCCATCGACGCTGCTTCTTTAAAGTGCACCTCCTGTCCCCAGTACTCCGTCCCGCAGGCCGAGCTCCGGGGCCGCGTGCTGAGCCTGTCCGTGTGGCACCGCGAAAGCCTGGGTCGCAACATCTTTCTGGGCGAAGTCGAAGTGCCCCTGGACACGTGGGACTGGGACTCCGAGCCCACCTGGCTCCCCCTGCAGCCCCGGGTGAGCAGCTGGCCCGCGCGGGTAGACCCGCGGCACAGATCTCCCGCCTTTACCGCCCTGGGCTTTCCCCCAGTCTCCCTCAGCCTCGAAACCTTACGGCCCCATGCAGAGGTCTGTCCCTGACTGCCGGTGGCGGGGCTCTCGGATTCCCCAGGCCGTTCTCTCGGCAGCCCCCTCCAAGACCCCTCCCCGATAGGCCCGCCCCGTCGGTGTCTGGAGACTCCGCTCCCTTCCGGCCCCTTTTCCCTAGGACTTTGTCCCCACCCCCTGACGAGCCCGCCTCTCGCAGGTCCCGCCCTCTCCCGACGACCTTCCCAGCCGCGGACTGCTCTCTCTGTCCCTCAAGTACGTGCCCGCTGGCTCTGAGGGTGAGTGACTGCCGGCGAGAGGCCAAGCTGGACGGGCCTTGAGAGGCAGGGAATCTCTGTCCCGCAATGGTGAGGGACAAGTGTCTGTCCTTGGGACAGGGCCTGAGCTGAGCCTCTTCGCAGGCGCAGGACTGCCCCCGAGCGGGGAGCTGCACTTCTGGGTGAAGGAAGCTCAGGACCTCGTGCCTCTGCGCCCAGGATCCCTGGATACCTACATACAATGGTGAGGGGCATCGGTACTTCCccgcttcccttcccttctcatgCAGTGGAGCTCCCCACCTTCAACAAACCCCTTCTAATCACCCACCCTTGATTCACCACTCTGGGTTTTGACCGCTGAGCAGAGGTGGAGGGGACGGCTTGAGCAAAGGCCTGGAGTCAGGAGAGTTGAGCACTCCTCTGAACAGCTGCATTTCAGTGACTGGAGCATAGGacttgttggagagctgaggctGAGACCTGGGAGGTCTCAGGGGCCTGTCCATGGAGGACCTGGAAAGCCAGGCTGTGGGGTTTGGTCCTCAACTTGCAGTTCAGTGGTTTTGAAAGTAAGCACCGGAGGAATTCTAGGGGTGCCTCCAGGTGCTGTCCCACCCTCAGAGAGTAAAATAGAGGTAGGCCAATGAGGTTCTGAGTTCCCAGCCTTGATTCAACAAGaggcattgtttttcttttaggtttCGTACTTCTGAGTAATATTTTTGTCTTGCAGAAAGGGCTCCAAGGCTTTAAAAAGTTTGGAAACTACTTCTGGGGGGCTGTGAAGGTGATTGAGCTGAGGAGTAGCAGAACTGCATTTCAGAGACATTACTCTGGGGTCCTGTGAATAGGTGTTATAACTTTTAAAGGCAGGAGATCTGAGAGGAGGTTGGCGCAAAGGTCCCAGGATACTGAGggtttgaggccagttctcaggcAGGCGCCAGAGGACGTGGACATTGTGAGGAAGTATGGGTAGGACTCGGTGACTGGTTGGTTCTGGGGAGTGTGAGGGGGTGGCCACTTGatgccaccccacctccccacagtTTGGTGCTGCCTGATGACAGCCGGGCCAGCCACCAACGGACAAGGGTGGTGCGACGCAGCCTCAGCCCCATGTTCAATCACACCATGGTTTATGATGGCTTCGGCCCTGCTGACCTGCTCCAGGCCTGTGCTGAGCTCTCTCTCTGGGACCATGGGCCCCTGGCCAGTCGCCAGCTGGGGGGCACACGCCTCAGCCTGGGCACCGGTGAGTGGGGCAGAGCCCTGAGGGGACCCGATGCTAGGAGGCAGGGGCTTGACACGTGGCCCTGGGCACTTCTCTGTCCTTTCCTGAGCTTTGGTATCCACGGAGAATGTGGGGGTGACAGTGCATGATCTGGGACCAGGCAGGTGTTCCTTGGGACCTGGGGTGTCCAGCGTGACCATGTCTTCCACCCCTGCCCGCCCACATCTAGGCAGCAGCTATGGGCTCCAGGTGCCCTGGATGGACTCCACACCTGAGGAGAGGCAGCTGTGGCAGACCCTCCTGGAGCGGCCATGTGTGTGGGTGGATGGCCTTCTGCCCCTCAGAAccaacctggcccccaggacATAGCTGCCCTACAAGCCCTACAAAACCCCTCTTTCTGGACCCCCATCTCAGGGCCTGCCCTTGGCTAAAGTCAATAAAGTCTATTCTGAGGGCAACAAGGGGCTGTTGTCGGCTTGGGGGTGGGAGCGTGGGGAGGGCAATGATAGGAGGAAAGTGAAGAGGGCCAGATGAAGGAACTTTAGACTCAGACATAAAGACCTTAGGGAGCTGGTCCTAGGATTCCTCCCCATACTTCAGACATCGCCAAGGCCCAAGGGTACAAAAGTATTGTTTAATAGTCTTTGCCTGCTGGTACTCCGTGAGCTTGAGGCACCTCTCTGGTTGGTTCCCCCCACTGGGGCTAGGCTTGGGCCCTACCCTGCCCCCCGCCCACCTGGCCTCCTCCAGTTGCCCCTGGGTCCTGGGGCAGGTGTGTCAGAagcctcttgtgtttcctgcattcATCCATCCTTGGGTCTGGCCTTCTGTCTCCGATGTCCTCATTCAGCCTCCTGCGGGCCAGGGGTAACTGGCGTGGATCTTGCTCGCTGTGCCAAGATGGCTCTCCAGATGCGGCATATCATCCCTCCCCTGGGGGTACCAGGCTCAATGAGGCTCAGGCAGAAGAAGGCCCTGGGCTCTCTCTCTGGTACCCACTGTCTGCCTGATGCCCCCTCTGTCCCCAAGGGACCCTAGGGTCCCTATAGTTTTCAGAGAGGAACCCAGGCAGGCCTGTAACTAGGGGGGTGGTGTCAGGATCTGGACAGCATGAGGCCATATGTGTGGGTTATCCCTCAAGGGCCCAGGACATACCTGATGCGTGTGTAGATGAGGTCATCTCTAGTGGCACAGGTTAGTAAGGCATGGAGGGTGAAGCTGTGGTTCAGTAGCTAGTTGTGGACAACGACACATACACAGAAACAGGGAGAGGTAAAATCAGAGAAAGGTGGGTCCAGAGACCCAGGAACTAGCTCTGTTCTACTACCAACATGCTAGGACAGATCACactcctttctgggcctcagttttctcatctgtccaaTGGGAGGCATATACAAAGTGCTCATTCAGTATTGAGATTCTCTGCATCAGAGGGAGAAAGTGAGAAGAGCTGAAAGATGGGCATAGATGGAGTCTTTGGTTGGTGGGGGTCAGGGACTGCCAGTACTCGCCCACTCACCGTCTGGATGGTGCCTGAATCCACATTCAGTTCCTGTAGCCACCGCACCAGGCCCTGGTCCACTGTGAGAGCAAGTGTCAGGGAGAAGTCAGCTGGTGAACCCAAGGATGCCTCTGCCAAGAAGCTGCCTCACACCCACCATTTGAGCTGCTCCCACTCACCTGGGGGCTCTGAGGCCAGGGCCCAGGTCCTGGCCTCCCCCCTGACGTGCTGTAGGGTTAGCTGCACTAGGACCTGGCACTCCCGTTCCTTCTCAGCCAGGACATCTCGAAGCCTGTTAGAAGGCAGAAGGCAATAGAATGGAGGGGGCGTAGGGGTGAAGCTCCTGCAGAGGCTATGGGCGAGTCCCAGAAGCTGTACCTATCGGTCTCTGCTCGCAAGAGGCCCAGCTGCACCATCGAAGGTGGGGTGCCCTGCTCGGGTTCCCCTGGGAGCAGGTTCTGCTGGACTGGGGTCTCCTGCTGCATCCGCTGGGACTCCTCTTCTTTATTGGACTCCTCCGACTTCGGTGGGACTGTCTCCTTTTCCGTCTCTGCCAATCCGAGTGGGGTGAACTCAGGCAGGGCGAGAATGCCTATTTAGGACCCCAGACATCGGCAGAGGACGCGGGGCTCTGGGCAGGGGCTAGGCAGTGTCAGCCTGGGAGATATCCATTTGGTTACGCCATCCCCCTGCTTGGTGCCGGGTCAAGCCGGGGCCTCACTGACCACGCCCCTACCTGCCCAATTTGTGTTCGCCACGCCCCCAAGGATCACACCCTCGCcccgcaggcaggcaggcaggctccaATCCCCCACCCACCTGGGGCCAGAACAGCCAGGGCTGCCCGCACAGCACGGCTGAGCAGCGAGTCCAGCACGAACATCCAGTGTGGGCGGATCTGGCGCCTGTGGAGGATCTGCTTCACCTGGAGCAGGAGGAATGGTGCGGCTGAGACTGCTGAGCTTCAAACAGAGATGGGGCTTGAGTTGGAAAGGCCTAGAAAGTCTTCTATCGGAGGCAAGTGGGGTGGGCGGGCTTGGGATCAAAAGAGGGGCTAGGAAGCTAGGACTGGGCAGCTGTCCCTTTCCCGATGGTTCTATCTGGGAAGACATGGAATCTTGCAACATCAAGTCCTTGTACATTCCCAAGCATGGGGAGCTCACTACCTCTTATTGGGCAGCCCTAACTGAGAAAGCTCCCTCACCGCATCCGGGAAGGCGAAGAGCGGTCCTTGCAGAATCTCGGGCTCAAGGCCCTGGACCCGAAGCTGCCCTTGCAGCTCCCGCAGCTGCTGGGCCAGCTGCCGGCGGTTGGGAGTGTGGATGTGCGCCCTGAGGCAGCGCAGTAGCTGTTCCGCATGATTCCTCCCCAGATGGGAACcctgaagaggaagagaaggtcaTCAGCGAGTATTCCCGCCTGAGCCGGGGGAGATGCTGGTGGGAGGGTGCGGggcgcggtggggtggggagcggAGGGACGGGGGAGGCCTTCAGCAGGAGTCCTGCTGGTGCTAGACCAGCAGGGGGCGCCGGGGCGAGCCGCCCACCTGTTCTTGCTCCAGGCAGAGACTCTCCGCCAGGGCCTGCAGCTCCTGCTCCAGTACTGTGGCCAACATGGCCCGGCGCTTGCTCTCTTGGTGCAGGAGGCTCAGCCCCGAGCTCTCCTCAGGGGACGCGGGCTCCTCGGCCCCAGGCTCCTCAGGCACCCTGGGTGCAGTGAAGAGCAGCTGATGGAGGGAGGGCAGCAACACCAGCCACTTCCACCccagagtttgaatcctggcttttaCTTTCATGCCCACCTCACAGGGATAAAAGAGATGAACTCAGCATTGAGAGGGCACAATAAATATAAGTAAGAGCATTTGGGAGGAGGGCACCAAATGCCATCCTTGCAAGTGGTCAAAGTGCCCAAGTCCCCAAGGAGGGCTTTTTCTGGAGGGAGTGTACCAGGACAAAACCAGATGAAGCAAACCCACCCCAGGACCCTGGGTTCTTACCGGAGCTGGCAGGTGTCCCCATAACTGAGGCAGCGCTTGGGGGGACTGGGAGGGTGCTGAGAGGGTGCCTGAGGGCGCGGGAATGTCTGGGACTGGGAGGTCAAGTCAGCTGAAGGAGTGGGGCTGGCGGAAGGGGCATCTGAGGGAGGGACAAGGTTGTCAGCCGGGGCCCCCTGAGCCCTCTCACCTCCACAGCTCCTCTGCCCTCACCCCAGCGTGCTCACTCCCTCCACCCACTTAGTACCTGAGGACCTTAGAGCATGTTGGGGGGAGCCGGGGCGGCAGCTCCTCTTCCCAGGTTGCAGGAAGGGGTCCTCCAGCAGTGCTTGAGCACTGGCTCGGAGGCGTGGGTCTGGCTCAAAAGTTCGGAGGAGGAAGGCTTGAGCCTCGGCTGACAGAGAAATGGGCACTGGTGGGTGCACCTTGTACATGCCCACctgggaagagggcagggaggggacacaAGGGACAAGTTTAGAGGTGTTCAGGGCCCAGtctgtccccaccccacctcataaGCCAGGCCCTGAGGGATCTCACCTGAAACATGGCAGCCTGCGGGCTCCCCAGCTCGTGGAAGGGTGGGCGACCTGTGGCCATCTCGATTACAGTGCAGCCCAATGACCAGATGTCCGCCGCCTTCCCATACCCTCGTGGGCCCTGGTCAATGATTTCTGGGGCCATATATTGTAGGGTCCCTAGGACAGGAGCAGTAGCAATAGTGCGCATCTAGGCTTTGTCACTGTGGGGGCGGCAGGGGGCTCTATCATCCTCTGGCCACCTGCATTCACTCTGAACTTTAGTATCCAAAACAGTTCCTATCACCTCCCCTGGTCATCAAACATCTATCCTGAGTCTCCTCACTCATCTCAGGCTCCATCACGTTCGTGGGCTCCATCATCCACAGTAGGTGCCATCATCTATCCTGGATTGCATCATCTGCTTTGACCTTTAGACCACGTCAACACTTCTGGGCTCCGTTTCAGGGACTAAACTCAATGTCATCAGCTATCCAAGCTCCAGTTCTAGATTCTATCACCTCACCCCTGGCTCAATCACCTGCCCCGGGTTCCATCCCCCATTAGGACTCTAACTCCATGCCCAGGAGAAACAGCATTCCCTGGAAGGTCCCAAGAGTTCTCCGCCCCATGTCAGCAACCCCattcaccaccccaccccctgttACCTGTGAAGGTCTCAGTGCAGGGTGTGATGCCTGCTAGTCGCTTGGAGGTACCAAAGTCAGAAATCTTGAGCAGCCCGCTGAAGGTGTTGATCAGTACGTTGTCCCCCTGAGTAGAGTGGACATTGTGCTCAGCGGACATCAGGCTGGGCTCCTGGTGCCAGAACAGGACCCTATCCCGGGACCCcgactcctgggactcccagcCTGACCCTGCCTCTATCAGCCTCCTCCCCCTGCCATCCCACTTATCCCCCTCTGGAAGTTAGCTTCCGATCTGAACTTCTTGCCTTCTCTGGGGAACCTTCTTGATGAATTCCCCAACCCTTTGCAAAGGGTCTGCCCACTTAGTCTAAACTGCCAGCCTCTGTCTGGGGCCATATCTCTtcctccccaccgcccccccccccaccagggtGAGCCAGCTACACGCTGACCTTGATATCTCGATGCACGATGCGGTTGTCGTGCAGGTAGCCGAGTCCCTGCAGGATCTGGCGGGTGTAGAAACTGATGGTGCTCTCGTTGTCCTGCAGGGGTCCCCACACTGACCGCAGCAAGGAGGACAGGCTGCCTGGGAAGATGAGTCCAAGGTCATAATTGGCACCACCTACTCCAGCCCACAGCTCTCTGCTcaaaggccaggccaggccatgGCCCAGACTCCATCACCCAACTGCACTGCCTCAGCTAATTCTGGCTACACCGCCCACACACGCCAGGGTTCATTTTCCCGGAGGGTTCTCCACCCCTGCTTGGCTCCAGCCCCATGCCCCACAACTCCAGTTCCATTCCCATCCCACACAGGGCAGGAACCTCCAGGCACTTCCTCCATGAAGATCTTGAGGTAGCCGCCCTGACTGGCTGAGCCCAGATAGCGCACGATGTTCTTGTGGCGCAGACGTTTGTGCAGAGCGATCTCTTCATGCAGTGGCTGAGAGAACCTGGGGGCAGGTAGGGAGTGAAGAACAGGCCAGCTTGGGGCAGAGATGCTTACCCAACTCCAGCGCCAGCAAGGCAGGCCCCCAGGATCTGCCCCTCCCACCAGCACCCCGGCCCCCGACCTTCCGCAACGTAATCACCCAGCCCACACGCCCCTCCAGACTACAGCCCACCCTCCCGGTCCCTGCAGTTCTGCGTACAGGCCTGGGCCCACTGGGCTCGTACTCTCGCTTCTGTGAGCCCGCGCACTCGGCTCGACCACTTGGGCATCCGCGTCACCCCCGCCTGCAGTCCCGCCCACAGGACCCTCTCAACTCGCGGTCCCGCCCATTTGACCCGCCCACCTGGTCCCCCACCCCGAGCCCTGAGCCCCGCCCGCGTGGCCTCAGGTCCCAGACCTGCTGTCCCGCTCCGGGATCTCCTTGATGGCGATGCGCACCCGCGTGCGCCGATCGCGGCCGGCGTACACCACCCCGTAGGTGCCCTTGCCCAGCACCAGCCGCTCTCCCGACTCCGTGTACTCATAATCAAACTGGGGGGGCGGGTGAGATGCGGGGTTCACCTGGGCCCTcagcccttccccctcctcaagCTCCCAGCAACCCCTTCCTCACCTCCAGtacctcccctctgccctccgcCTCCTCTGCGGCCGCCGTGGAGTCCGGATTCTTCACCAAGGCCTGGATCAGCCCGCAGAACCTGAGGGGCCGAGATCAGACTGATGGGAGGGGCACCTTGGGCGGAAACTGTCCCCTCTTTGCCGAGAGCACCCAGGGAGCAtatcccttcctttccctcaatACACCGAGCACCCTTGCCCTCAGAGCACCCTGACCCCGAAGGGCTGCGCGCACCACTGGCAGTGCCCTCCGCTGGGGAAGCACAGCTGGACGTCCTGAGCCGGGGGAAGCCCGTAGAGGAAGCAGCAGCGCTCGTCTCGCTTCGACACGCTGGAAGGGATGAAGAGCCCCAGTGAGCCGGGCAGCCCATCagcgccccccccgcccccgcccgacCTCCCCCAGGTCTCCCCTCTCACCTGACACCGCTGATGGAGGCCACCGGGAAGGTCCAGCTGGAGGGAACGTCCTGTGAGAAGAAAAAGGTCCGAGAGGGGTGTGGGGACCAGGAGAGGGGTCTGGGGATGAGGGAAAGGCTGGAGAGAAGGGGTGCATAGATGTGAAAGGGGGTGACTCACCGGCGATATCACCTGCTTACCGGGCTCCAGCAGGCTCACTGTCACTGTGCTCACCGGGTTGGTACCCTGAGCCTCCAGCCTGGCCGGTAGCAGCACCTTATTCATCTCCAGGACCAGCACCTGCAGATGACAGGGGAGAGGGGTTGGTCAAAAGGGGCCTGCCCCTCTCCCAGGTCCCACACCCCACGGGCCTCACCAAGCACTGCGCCCCTTGGGAACAAGTCATCTTGAGTGGCTGGCAGGACTGTAGCAAAAAGTGGAGCCAGAAGTGGGCATGGTGTGGAGTTTCTCCAGGAGGCTCTAGTGTGGGTCTGAAGTGCTGGTACAGCAGGAAGGTTTCCATCACAGACACCAGGTACCTGCAGACACAACCTTGTCCTCAACTCAGCCCAGGCACCAGCTAGTACTGCCAGGGAGAGTAGACTGGCTTGGATGCAGCCAGAATGTGGCCATT is a window encoding:
- the MAP3K6 gene encoding mitogen-activated protein kinase kinase kinase 6 isoform X3, with the protein product MTNNVLLCSQADLPDLQALREDIFQKNSDSVGSYTLIPYVVTATGRVLCGDAGLLRGLADGLVQAGVGTEVLLTPLVGRLARLLEATPTDSCGYFRETIRRDIRQARERFSGQQLRQELARLQRRLDSIELLSPDIIMNLLLSYRDVQDYSAIIELVETLQALPTCDVAEQHNVCFHYTFALNRRNRPGDREKALAVLLPLVQFEGSVAPDLYCMCGRIYKDMFFSSDFQDAGHREQAYHWYRKAFDVEPSLHSGINAAVLLIAAGQRFEDSKELRLIGMKLGCLLARKGCVEKMQYYWDVGFYLGAQILANDLTQVALAAEQLYKLNAPVWYLVSVMETFLLYQHFRPTLEPPGETPHHAHFWLHFLLQSCQPLKMTCSQGAQCLVLVLEMNKVLLPARLEAQGTNPVSTVTVSLLEPGKQVISPDVPSSWTFPVASISGVSVSKRDERCCFLYGLPPAQDVQLCFPSGGHCQWFCGLIQALVKNPDSTAAAEEAEGRGEVLEFDYEYTESGERLVLGKGTYGVVYAGRDRRTRVRIAIKEIPERDSRFSQPLHEEIALHKRLRHKNIVRYLGSASQGGYLKIFMEEVPGGSLSSLLRSVWGPLQDNESTISFYTRQILQGLGYLHDNRIVHRDIKGDNVLINTFSGLLKISDFGTSKRLAGITPCTETFTGTLQYMAPEIIDQGPRGYGKAADIWSLGCTVIEMATGRPPFHELGSPQAAMFQVGMYKVHPPVPISLSAEAQAFLLRTFEPDPRLRASAQALLEDPFLQPGKRSCRPGSPQHALRSSDAPSASPTPSADLTSQSQTFPRPQAPSQHPPSPPKRCLSYGDTCQLRVPEEPGAEEPASPEESSGLSLLHQESKRRAMLATVLEQELQALAESLCLEQEQGSHLGRNHAEQLLRCLRAHIHTPNRRQLAQQLRELQGQLRVQGLEPEILQGPLFAFPDAQSQPHHSSCSR
- the MAP3K6 gene encoding mitogen-activated protein kinase kinase kinase 6 isoform X1, whose amino-acid sequence is MTNNVLLCSQADLPDLQALREDIFQKNSDSVGSYTLIPYVVTATGRVLCGDAGLLRGLADGLVQAGVGTEVLLTPLVGRLARLLEATPTDSCGYFRETIRRDIRQARERFSGQQLRQELARLQRRLDSIELLSPDIIMNLLLSYRDVQDYSAIIELVETLQALPTCDVAEQHNVCFHYTFALNRRNRPGDREKALAVLLPLVQFEGSVAPDLYCMCGRIYKDMFFSSDFQDAGHREQAYHWYRKAFDVEPSLHSGINAAVLLIAAGQRFEDSKELRLIGMKLGCLLARKGCVEKMQYYWDVGFYLGAQILANDLTQVALAAEQLYKLNAPVWYLVSVMETFLLYQHFRPTLEPPGETPHHAHFWLHFLLQSCQPLKMTCSQGAQCLVLVLEMNKVLLPARLEAQGTNPVSTVTVSLLEPGKQVISPDVPSSWTFPVASISGVSVSKRDERCCFLYGLPPAQDVQLCFPSGGHCQWFCGLIQALVKNPDSTAAAEEAEGRGEVLEFDYEYTESGERLVLGKGTYGVVYAGRDRRTRVRIAIKEIPERDSRFSQPLHEEIALHKRLRHKNIVRYLGSASQGGYLKIFMEEVPGGSLSSLLRSVWGPLQDNESTISFYTRQILQGLGYLHDNRIVHRDIKGDNVLINTFSGLLKISDFGTSKRLAGITPCTETFTGTLQYMAPEIIDQGPRGYGKAADIWSLGCTVIEMATGRPPFHELGSPQAAMFQVGMYKVHPPVPISLSAEAQAFLLRTFEPDPRLRASAQALLEDPFLQPGKRSCRPGSPQHALRSSDAPSASPTPSADLTSQSQTFPRPQAPSQHPPSPPKRCLSYGDTCQLRVPEEPGAEEPASPEESSGLSLLHQESKRRAMLATVLEQELQALAESLCLEQEQGSHLGRNHAEQLLRCLRAHIHTPNRRQLAQQLRELQGQLRVQGLEPEILQGPLFAFPDAVKQILHRRQIRPHWMFVLDSLLSRAVRAALAVLAPETEKETVPPKSEESNKEEESQRMQQETPVQQNLLPGEPEQGTPPSMVQLGLLRAETDRLRDVLAEKERECQVLVQLTLQHVRGEARTWALASEPPVDQGLVRWLQELNVDSGTIQTLLNHSFTLHALLTCATRDDLIYTRIRGGMICRIWRAILAQRARSTPVTPGPQEAE